The proteins below are encoded in one region of Phaseolus vulgaris cultivar G19833 chromosome 1, P. vulgaris v2.0, whole genome shotgun sequence:
- the LOC137814246 gene encoding calcium-transporting ATPase 12, plasma membrane-type-like, protein MSSINLKYDSSSFLIDITSTVNYTINIAKKRWRFAYTAIYSRRVMLALAKEVISKRNTNTHPFSKLFQTQSSSRSSTLDIIEPLIPRNGTNHYSLVPDVDKVRIASMVKDKNLLAFAEFGGVEGVANILGAIPEKGITGSHDDVAKRIEVFGSNTYQRPPPKFFMSFVVEAFNDTTILILLVCAGLSLGFGIKEHGPGEGWYEGGSIFLAVFLVVVVTALSNIRQERQFDKLSKISNNIKVEVVRNGRPEQISIFDVVVGDIASLKIGDQIPADGLFLSGHSLLVDESSMTGESDHVEIEPSKSPFLLSGAKVVDGYGQMLVTSVGTNTAWGEMMSSISRDTNERTPLQARLDKLTSSIGKVGLTVAFLVLIVLLIRYFTGNTKDDDSGKTEFQGSKTDINDIFNAVVRIVATAVTIVVVAIPEGLPLAVTLTLAYSMKRMMADQAMVRKLSACETMGSATVICTDKTGTLTLNQMRVTKFWLGLQNVVENFSNAMAPKVLELFQQGVGLNTTGSIYKSSSTSEHEISGSPTEKAILLWAVSDLGMDMDKLKRTYEVLHVETFNSEKKRSGVAIRTKTNNTVHVHWKGAAEIILAMCSHYIDNDGMEKSLDEERSKLENIIEGMAASSLRCIAFAHMQISEDIDYNDKEKAHQILRKDGLTLLGIVGLKDPCRPDVKKAVEACKLAGVSIKMITGDNIFTAKAIATECGILDFDGHVSAGEVVEGVEFRNYSEEERMEKVEKIRVMARSSPLDKHLMVQCLKKKGHVVAVTGDGTNDAPALKEADIGLSMGIQGTEVAKESSDIVILDDNFSSVVTVLRWGRCVYNNIQKFIQFQLTVNVAALVINFIAAVSSGDVPLTTVQLLWVNLIMDTLGALALATERPTKELLEKKPVGRTEPLITSIMWRNLLAQALYQIAVLLVLQFNGKSIFNVREEVKDTLIFNTFVLCQVFNEFNSRSMEKLNVFQGLHRNHLFLGIVGITLVLQVVMVELLRKFADTERLTWEQWGICIGIAAVSWPIAWITKLVPVSDKPFFSHVKWVKLSVFKIKHYL, encoded by the coding sequence ATGAGCTCCATAAATCTTAAATATGATAGCAGCTCGTTTCTCATTGACATAACCTCCACTGTTAATTACACCATCAACATAGCCAAAAAGAGATGGCGTTTTGCTTACACAGCAATTTATTCTAGGCGAGTCATGCTTGCCTTGGCCAAAGAAGTCATATCAAAGAGAAATACGAACACCCATCCTTTCTCTAAACTCTTCCAAACCCAATCTTCAAGTCGCAGCAGTACTCTTGATATCATCGAGCCCCTGATTCCGCGTAATGGGACCAATCATTATTCTTTGGTTCCTGACGTTGACAAGGTCAGGATTGCTAGTATGGTTAAGGACAAAAACTTGTTAGCCTTTGCAGAGTTTGGAGGAGTTGAAGGTGTTGCAAACATTCTTGGAGCCATTCCAGAAAAGGGAATTACTGGCAGCCATGATGATGTTGCCAAACGTATTGAAGTATTTGGTTCGAACACTTACCAGAGGCCACCGCCTAAGTTTTTCATGAGCTTTGTAGTGGAAGCATTCAATGATACTACTATTCTGATCCTTCTTGTTTGCGCCGGTCTTTCCCTTGGTTTTGGCATAAAAGAACATGGCCCGGGGGAAGGCTGGTATGAAGGAGGGAGTATATTTCTAGCAGTGTTTCTGGTGGTGGTTGTGACTGCACTAAGCAACATCAGACAAGAGAGACAGTTTGACAAATTGTCTAAGATAAGCAACAACATCAAAGTAGAAGTTGTGAGAAATGGAAGGCCAGAGCAAATATCCATCTTTGATGTTGTTGTGGGAGATATTGCATCCCTTAAGATTGGTGACCAGATTCCAGCTGATGGACTGTTCTTGAGTGGCCATTCTTTGCTAGTGGATGAATCAAGTATGACAGGTGAGAGCGACCATGTAGAAATTGAGCCTTCAAAAAGCCCCTTCTTGCTGTCTGGTGCAAAAGTGGTGGATGGCTATGGTCAGATGCTAGTGACATCTGTGGGAACTAACACAGCATGGGGTGAAATGATGAGCTCCATATCGCGAGACACCAATGAAAGGACACCATTACAGGCTCGCCTTGATAAGTTAACCTCTTCTATTGGAAAGGTAGGCCTCACAGTTGCTTTTCTTGTTCTCATAGTCTTGTTAATTCGTTATTTCACTGGAAACACAAAAGATGATGATAGTGGGAAGACAGAGTTCCAGGGGAGTAAAACTGATATAAACGACATTTTCAATGCCGTAGTTAGGATTGTTGCTACTGCAGTGACTATTGTGGTGGTGGCAATCCCAGAGGGTCTTCCATTGGCTGTCACTCTCACTCTTGCTTACTCCATGAAAAGAATGATGGCAGACCAAGCAATGGTGAGGAAACTTTCTGCTTGCGAAACCATGGGGTCAGCTACAGTTATTTGCACGGATAAAACTGGTACCTTAACTTTGAATCAAATGAGAGTCACCAAGTTTTGGCTTGGCCTACAAAATGTTGTGGAAAATTTTTCCAATGCTATGGCCCCTAAAGTTCTTGAGTTATTCCAACAAGGAGTTGGCCTCAACACAACTGGCAGTATATATAAATCTTCATCAACATCTGAACATGAAATTTCTGGTAGCCCAACAGAGAAAGCTATACTCTTGTGGGCCGTGTCAGATTTAGGCATGGACATGGATAAACTGAAGCGCACATACGAAGTTCTCCATGTTGAAACGTTTAACTCTGAAAAGAAACGAAGTGGAGTCGCAATAAGGACGAAGACCAACAACACAGTTCACGTTCATTGGAAAGGGGCTGCAGAGATTATACTTGCAATGTGTTCACATTATATTGACAATGATGGCATGGAGAAGTCCCTTGATGAAGAAAGGAGTAAACTTGAAAATATAATTGAAGGCATGGCTGCTAGCAGCCTTAGATGTATTGCTTTTGCTCACATGCAGATTTCAGAAGATATTGATTATAACGATAAGGAGAAAGCACATCAAATccttagaaaagatggcttgaCCTTGCTAGGTATTGTTGGCCTCAAGGATCCATGCCGACCCGACGTCAAGAAGGCTGTGGAAGCGTGTAAACTTGCAGGAGTTAGTATCAAGATGATCACAGGTGATAACATATTCACTGCAAAAGCAATAGCAACAGAATGCGGAATATTAGACTTTGATGGCCATGTGAGTGCGGGAGAAGTGGTGGAGGGTGTGGAATTTAGGAATTATTCTGAAGAAGAGAGAATGGAGAAAGTAGAGAAGATCCGCGTGATGGCAAGATCATCCCCTTTGGACAAACATTTAATGGTGCAATGCTTGAAAAAGAAAGGTCACGTTGTTGCAGTCACAGGAGATGGCACAAATGATGCACCTGCTTTGAAAGAAGCCGACATTGGACTTTCTATGGGGATCCAAGGAACTGAAGTTGCCAAGGAAAGTTCTGACATTGTTATCTTAGATGACAACTTCAGTTCTGTTGTCACTGTTTTAAGGTGGGGGCGATGTGTTTACAACAACATCCAAAAATTTATCCAGTTTCAACTAACCGTGAATGTTGCAGCTCTAGTGATCAATTTTATTGCGGCAGTTTCTTCGGGAGATGTTCCCCTAACAACTGTTCAACTATTATGGGTAAATCTCATTATGGATACTCTAGGAGCATTGGCACTGGCTACAGAAAGACCTACAAAGGAGTTATTGGAGAAAAAGCCAGTGGGTAGGACTGAACCTCTTATTACTAGTATTATGTGGAGAAACCTTTTAGCCCAAGCCTTGTATCAGATTGCTGTCCTATTGGTTTTACAATTCAATGGAAAGTCAATCTTCAATGTTAGAGAGGAGGTAAAGGATACTCTAATTTTTAATACTTTTGTTCTCTGCCAAGTATTCAACGAGTTCAACTCTAGAAGTATGGAGAAACTTAATGTGTTCCAAGGCCTTCACAGAAACCACTTGTTTCTTGGAATTGTGGGGATTACTCTTGTTCTTCAAGTTGTGATGGTGGAACTCTTAAGGAAGTTTGCTGATACAGAGCGATTAACATGGGAGCAATGGGGAATTTGTATTGGAATTGCAGCTGTGTCATGGCCAATTGCTTGGATTACAAAGCTCGTACCCGTTTCAGATAAACCGTTCTTCAGCCACGTTAAGTGGGTAAAATTATCGGTCTTCAAGATTAagcattatttataa